One segment of Ureibacillus thermophilus DNA contains the following:
- the purH gene encoding bifunctional phosphoribosylaminoimidazolecarboxamide formyltransferase/IMP cyclohydrolase yields the protein MAKRALISVSNKEGIVEFAKELVALGYEILSTGGTKKLLQENNVPVTGVDEVTKFPEILDGRVKTLNPMIHGGLLGKFDDPSHQAQMKEHGIKPIEIVCVNLYPFVETISKPDVTYEDAIENIDIGGPTMLRAAAKNHQYVTVIVDSSDYETVLEELKANGATTFETRKKLAAKVFRHTASYDAYISNYLTEEQFPESLTLTYELKQTLRYGENPHQKAAFYKKRLGSDFSLAYATQLHGKELSYNNIQDGNAALQIAKEFKVPAAVAVKHMNPCGVGIGKTIEEAFDRAYEADPVSIFGGIIALNREVDAATAEKLSKIFLEIIIAPSFTEKALEILTNKKNIRLLTINFSQEKKDPFKVVSVEGGLLVQEEDTYGFEDADIKVVTDREPTEEEWEALKLGWAVVKHVKSNAIVVNNKEMTLGIGAGQMNRVGSAKIAIEQAGEKAKGAVMASDAFFPMPDTVEEAIKAGITAIIQPGGSIRDQDSIDAANKAGIAMVFTGVRHFKH from the coding sequence GTGGCGAAACGTGCGCTCATTAGTGTTTCAAATAAAGAAGGAATTGTGGAGTTTGCAAAAGAATTAGTAGCGTTAGGGTATGAAATTTTATCAACAGGTGGTACGAAAAAGTTATTGCAAGAAAATAATGTACCTGTAACAGGAGTAGATGAAGTAACGAAATTCCCTGAAATTCTTGACGGCCGTGTAAAAACATTAAATCCAATGATTCACGGCGGTTTGTTGGGGAAATTTGACGACCCTTCTCATCAAGCACAAATGAAAGAACATGGAATTAAACCAATTGAAATTGTTTGTGTCAACTTATATCCATTTGTTGAAACTATTTCAAAACCAGATGTGACTTATGAAGATGCCATTGAAAATATCGACATCGGCGGTCCGACAATGCTCCGTGCGGCTGCGAAAAACCACCAATATGTAACAGTAATCGTGGACAGCAGCGATTACGAAACAGTGCTGGAAGAATTAAAAGCAAATGGAGCAACTACTTTTGAAACGCGCAAAAAACTTGCTGCAAAAGTTTTCCGTCATACAGCAAGCTATGATGCATATATTTCCAACTATTTAACAGAAGAACAATTCCCGGAAAGCTTAACGCTTACTTATGAATTAAAACAAACATTGCGCTATGGCGAAAACCCTCACCAAAAAGCAGCATTCTACAAAAAACGTTTAGGTTCCGATTTCTCTCTTGCTTATGCAACGCAATTGCACGGAAAAGAGCTTTCCTATAACAACATTCAAGACGGCAATGCTGCTCTGCAAATTGCCAAAGAATTCAAAGTGCCTGCTGCAGTTGCCGTAAAACATATGAATCCATGCGGCGTCGGCATCGGCAAAACCATTGAAGAAGCCTTTGACCGTGCTTATGAAGCGGATCCTGTATCCATTTTTGGCGGCATCATCGCATTGAACCGTGAAGTGGATGCAGCGACGGCTGAAAAATTAAGCAAAATCTTCTTGGAAATTATCATTGCACCTTCCTTTACAGAAAAAGCACTTGAAATTTTAACGAATAAGAAAAACATTCGATTGCTTACAATCAACTTCTCCCAAGAGAAAAAAGATCCGTTCAAAGTTGTTTCTGTTGAAGGTGGTCTGCTCGTTCAAGAGGAAGATACATACGGCTTTGAGGATGCAGACATTAAAGTGGTAACGGACCGTGAACCTACAGAAGAAGAATGGGAAGCTTTAAAACTTGGATGGGCTGTTGTGAAGCACGTGAAATCCAACGCCATCGTTGTAAACAATAAGGAAATGACATTAGGAATCGGCGCAGGTCAAATGAACCGCGTTGGCTCTGCAAAAATCGCTATTGAACAGGCAGGCGAAAAAGCTAAAGGTGCAGTTATGGCATCTGACGCCTTCTTCCCAATGCCGGACACAGTGGAAGAAGCCATTAAAGCGGGAATTACAGCGATTATTCAACCAGGCGGCTCCATCCGCGACCAAGATTCCATCGATGCAGCAAATAAAGCAGGCATTGCCATGGTATTTACAGGAGTAAGACATTTCAAACACTAA
- a CDS encoding adenine deaminase C-terminal domain-containing protein: MPQSVWKIQEIRDQVAVIEGKKPPTMVLKNARYIHNVYKQWLYGNIWILNDRIVYVGKEMPENLSETEVIDLEGKTVVPGYIEPHVHPFQLYHPVSFADYAAQFGTTMFISDNLHFALQLPNKKAFTLLDELNKYPFAFYWWTRYDTQTEWENENQIFTNTSIFEWIERDDVLLGGELTGWPRLLRGDDQMLYWIQSSKKKGKKIEGHFPGASEKTLVRMKLLGADGDHEAMTVEEVESRILHGYAVTLRYSSIRPDLPNLLKGILEKKLNIFDHLMMTTDGSTPIFHREGVMDMCIQIALDAGVDPIDAYNMATYNVARYYNLSHLHGMVATGRFATLNILTDEFHPTPESVLSKGVWLKKEGKKVQAFLDIHWNQYYKPLEIDFDLTDEDFQISTPVGIELVNDVITKPYFVHFPLHKNELPADSDESLLILMDRNGKWRINAILKGFAQDVKGFASSYSNSGDIILIGKNKEDMIRAFNEMKKMKGGIVLVENNEVIVSLPLAGAGNFFIGQMEELIEKEAALKAALRERGYSHSDAIYTLFFLESTHLPYIRITPKGIFDVMKKEVMIPSVMR, translated from the coding sequence ATGCCACAATCTGTTTGGAAAATACAAGAAATACGAGACCAAGTTGCAGTCATCGAAGGAAAAAAACCACCGACAATGGTTTTAAAAAATGCACGATATATTCATAATGTATATAAACAATGGTTGTATGGTAATATATGGATTTTGAATGACCGGATTGTCTACGTGGGAAAGGAAATGCCGGAAAATTTATCTGAAACAGAAGTAATCGATCTAGAAGGAAAAACGGTTGTTCCAGGTTATATTGAGCCGCATGTTCATCCATTTCAACTATATCATCCAGTGTCCTTTGCAGATTATGCAGCCCAATTTGGGACAACGATGTTCATCAGTGATAACCTTCATTTTGCATTACAGCTCCCAAACAAGAAAGCGTTTACACTGCTAGATGAGTTAAATAAATACCCTTTTGCATTTTATTGGTGGACACGTTATGATACACAAACAGAATGGGAAAATGAAAATCAGATTTTTACGAATACATCTATTTTTGAATGGATTGAAAGGGACGATGTATTGCTTGGAGGAGAATTGACGGGATGGCCTCGTCTTTTGCGCGGCGATGATCAAATGCTTTACTGGATTCAGTCATCAAAGAAAAAGGGCAAAAAAATTGAAGGGCATTTTCCAGGAGCCTCTGAAAAAACCCTTGTACGCATGAAACTTCTCGGAGCAGACGGCGATCATGAAGCAATGACGGTGGAAGAAGTGGAAAGCCGCATTTTACATGGATATGCAGTGACATTAAGATATTCTTCTATCCGTCCGGATCTTCCAAATCTATTAAAAGGAATACTAGAGAAAAAATTAAATATATTCGACCATCTCATGATGACGACGGATGGTTCAACGCCTATTTTCCATCGAGAAGGCGTTATGGATATGTGCATCCAAATTGCCCTTGATGCAGGGGTTGATCCAATTGATGCCTACAATATGGCGACTTATAATGTGGCGAGATATTATAATTTATCCCACTTGCACGGCATGGTTGCTACAGGACGATTTGCTACTTTGAATATTTTGACAGATGAATTCCATCCAACTCCAGAATCCGTATTATCAAAAGGAGTATGGCTGAAAAAAGAAGGGAAAAAAGTACAAGCCTTTCTGGATATTCATTGGAATCAATATTACAAGCCGCTTGAAATCGACTTTGATTTAACGGATGAAGATTTTCAAATTTCAACGCCAGTTGGAATTGAATTAGTAAATGATGTCATTACAAAACCTTATTTCGTTCATTTCCCATTGCATAAAAACGAACTTCCTGCTGATTCCGATGAGAGTTTATTAATTTTGATGGATCGGAACGGCAAATGGCGAATAAATGCCATATTAAAAGGGTTTGCACAAGACGTAAAAGGATTCGCTTCTTCTTATTCCAATTCGGGAGATATTATATTAATTGGCAAAAATAAAGAAGATATGATCCGTGCCTTTAATGAAATGAAAAAGATGAAGGGCGGAATAGTACTTGTTGAAAACAATGAAGTGATTGTGTCGCTCCCATTAGCTGGCGCAGGAAACTTTTTTATTGGACAGATGGAAGAACTAATTGAAAAAGAAGCAGCATTAAAGGCAGCGTTGAGAGAAAGAGGATACAGCCATAGCGATGCGATTTATACATTATTCTTTTTAGAATCAACCCATTTACCATATATTCGTATCACGCCAAAAGGAATTTTTGATGTCATGAAAAAAGAGGTCATGATTCCTTCAGTGATGCGCTAG
- the pcrA gene encoding DNA helicase PcrA: MEQLTKNLLNGMNKEQQQAVKTTEGPLLIMAGAGSGKTRVLTHRIAYLIVEKQVYPSNILAITFTNKAAREMRERIDALLGTGISESMWVSTFHSMCVRILRRDIDRIGISKNFSILDASDQLTVIKHVFKELNIDTKQYDPRSVLSAISSCKNECITAEEYKKNMNPYNPYEKVVGNVYEAYEKTLRKNQSLDFDDLILMTITLFERVPEVLSYYQNKFQYIHVDEYQDTNHSQYKLVKMLASKFQNICVVGDSDQSIYKWRGADIRNILSFEKDYPNAKVILLEQNYRSTKRILQAANDVISNNESRYPKVLRTENPTGEKIVFYTARDEREEAQFVVKTIKELMETEGRSLKDFAILYRTNAQSRAMEEVLVKSNLQYTIVGGTKFYDRKEIKDLLAYLRLIANNDDDLSLSRIINEPKRNIGASTFEKLASYAIENDLSIFKALHEVSSIGLTPRAMNALENFRNLIEGFTKMQDYLSVTELVEEVMEKSGYRAMLEKENTIESQSRLENLEEFLSVTKAFEERSDDKSLVAFLTDLALIADMDSLNEENNGNESIVLMTLHSAKGLEFPVVFIIGMEENIFPHSRSIGDKEEMEEERRLAYVGITRAEERLYLTCATFRTLFGRLNSNPPSRFIDEISEDIVDVKSYSFGYREEKLPFGQKKTSNNVRMNVQPKTKFATLQRTGGEQLQWKVGDKAIHSKWGTGVVVSVKGEGDDLELDIAFPDKGIKRLLAKFAPITKA, translated from the coding sequence ATGGAACAATTAACGAAAAACTTATTGAATGGAATGAATAAAGAGCAGCAACAAGCAGTGAAAACAACAGAAGGCCCTCTTCTAATAATGGCGGGCGCAGGTTCAGGGAAAACGAGAGTATTAACCCATCGGATTGCCTATTTAATTGTAGAGAAACAAGTCTATCCATCCAATATTCTTGCAATTACGTTTACGAATAAAGCTGCCAGAGAAATGCGGGAACGGATTGATGCATTGCTGGGCACAGGCATTTCTGAAAGTATGTGGGTATCCACTTTCCACTCCATGTGCGTGCGCATATTAAGAAGAGATATCGATCGCATCGGCATTTCAAAAAATTTTTCCATTCTCGATGCTTCTGACCAGCTCACAGTTATTAAGCATGTTTTTAAAGAGCTGAATATCGATACAAAACAATACGATCCGCGCTCCGTCTTATCTGCCATTAGTTCATGCAAAAACGAATGCATCACAGCGGAAGAGTATAAAAAGAACATGAACCCGTATAATCCATACGAAAAAGTGGTAGGGAATGTTTACGAAGCATATGAAAAAACCCTTCGAAAAAATCAATCCCTCGACTTTGACGACTTGATTCTTATGACGATTACACTTTTTGAACGGGTGCCAGAAGTTCTTTCCTATTATCAAAATAAATTTCAGTATATTCATGTGGATGAGTATCAAGATACGAACCATTCCCAATACAAACTTGTCAAAATGCTCGCTTCCAAATTCCAAAATATTTGCGTTGTCGGAGATTCCGACCAATCGATTTACAAATGGCGAGGGGCGGACATTCGAAACATTTTATCCTTTGAAAAAGACTATCCCAATGCAAAAGTGATTTTGCTCGAACAAAACTACCGTTCGACAAAACGGATTTTGCAAGCGGCTAACGATGTTATTTCCAACAATGAAAGTCGCTATCCGAAAGTGCTGCGCACAGAAAATCCAACAGGAGAAAAGATTGTATTCTACACAGCCCGGGATGAACGAGAAGAAGCGCAGTTTGTGGTGAAAACCATTAAAGAATTAATGGAAACGGAAGGGCGCTCTTTAAAGGATTTTGCGATTTTGTACCGCACAAATGCCCAATCCCGTGCGATGGAGGAAGTGCTTGTCAAATCGAATTTGCAATATACCATTGTAGGCGGCACTAAATTCTATGACCGGAAAGAAATTAAAGATTTACTTGCCTACTTGCGTTTAATTGCCAACAATGATGATGATTTGTCATTGTCCCGCATTATTAATGAACCGAAACGAAACATTGGAGCATCCACTTTTGAAAAACTTGCATCTTATGCTATTGAAAATGACCTATCCATTTTTAAAGCGCTTCATGAAGTTTCATCCATTGGTTTAACGCCGAGGGCAATGAACGCCCTTGAAAACTTCCGCAATTTAATTGAAGGATTTACAAAAATGCAGGATTATTTATCCGTGACGGAATTAGTGGAAGAAGTTATGGAGAAGTCAGGGTACCGGGCAATGCTGGAGAAGGAAAATACCATTGAATCCCAAAGCAGGCTTGAAAACCTGGAAGAATTTTTATCGGTTACAAAAGCTTTTGAAGAAAGAAGCGATGACAAATCCCTCGTTGCCTTTCTAACAGATCTTGCATTAATTGCAGATATGGATTCATTAAATGAAGAAAACAATGGAAATGAAAGCATTGTCCTAATGACGTTGCATTCTGCCAAAGGACTAGAGTTTCCGGTTGTATTCATTATTGGTATGGAAGAAAATATCTTCCCACATTCCCGCTCCATTGGCGATAAAGAAGAAATGGAAGAAGAACGGCGTTTAGCCTATGTGGGCATTACTAGGGCAGAAGAACGACTTTATTTGACTTGCGCCACTTTCCGCACGCTTTTTGGACGTCTGAATTCCAACCCGCCTTCCCGTTTCATTGATGAAATTTCAGAAGACATTGTGGATGTCAAATCCTATAGTTTTGGATATAGGGAAGAAAAATTGCCGTTTGGACAGAAGAAAACTTCTAACAATGTTCGAATGAACGTCCAACCGAAAACAAAATTTGCCACACTTCAACGGACAGGTGGAGAGCAGCTGCAATGGAAAGTAGGAGATAAAGCCATTCACAGCAAATGGGGAACAGGCGTTGTCGTCAGCGTAAAAGGAGAAGGCGATGATTTGGAATTAGATATCGCTTTTCCAGATAAAGGAATTAAGCGTCTTCTAGCCAAATTTGCCCCAATTACAAAAGCTTAG
- a CDS encoding heptaprenylglyceryl phosphate synthase, with translation MDYKNWRHVFKIDPSKELSDEALEKVCESGTDVIIVGGTDDVTLDNVLEQLVRIRRYSVPVALEISTIESITPGFDYYLIPTVLNSTNTKWVKDLHHAAIKEYGDIMVWDELIAEGYCILNPECKAAIATEAEANLSEEDVVAYARLAENYFKLPIFYLEYSGTYGDVEIVKAVKAVLNDCRLFYGGGIKTKEQAKEMAQYADTVIVGNVIYENLDEALKTVEAVKSVKK, from the coding sequence ATGGATTATAAAAATTGGAGACATGTATTTAAAATCGATCCATCCAAAGAACTTTCGGATGAAGCATTGGAAAAGGTGTGCGAATCCGGCACCGATGTCATTATTGTCGGTGGAACAGATGATGTCACATTGGATAATGTGCTTGAACAGCTTGTTCGAATCAGAAGATATTCTGTACCAGTCGCATTGGAAATATCCACAATTGAATCCATTACGCCGGGATTTGATTATTATTTAATCCCGACAGTTTTAAATAGCACCAATACAAAATGGGTAAAAGACTTGCATCATGCCGCCATAAAAGAATATGGGGACATCATGGTTTGGGACGAGCTGATTGCGGAAGGATACTGCATTTTAAATCCAGAGTGCAAAGCGGCAATAGCAACGGAAGCAGAGGCAAACTTATCGGAGGAAGATGTGGTTGCCTACGCAAGACTTGCGGAAAATTACTTTAAACTGCCGATTTTTTATTTGGAATACAGCGGTACATATGGTGATGTGGAAATTGTAAAAGCTGTGAAAGCAGTGCTAAATGATTGCCGTTTATTCTATGGCGGCGGAATCAAAACAAAAGAACAGGCAAAAGAAATGGCTCAATATGCTGACACAGTCATTGTAGGAAACGTTATTTATGAAAACTTGGATGAAGCCTTGAAAACGGTGGAGGCTGTAAAAAGCGTAAAGAAATAA
- a CDS encoding YerC/YecD family TrpR-related protein yields MQVDKIRGPQTDQLFRAILELRDLEECYRFFDDLCTISEIQSMAQRFEVAHLLRLKKTYETIKKETGASTATISRVRRCFDYGNDAYEEMLSRLYPNEKPYEPKK; encoded by the coding sequence ATGCAGGTTGATAAAATTCGCGGTCCTCAAACAGATCAACTATTCCGTGCAATATTAGAATTACGGGACCTTGAAGAATGCTATAGATTTTTCGATGATTTATGCACCATCAGTGAAATCCAATCGATGGCCCAACGATTTGAAGTTGCCCATTTATTGCGATTGAAAAAAACCTATGAAACAATCAAAAAAGAAACTGGAGCTTCTACTGCAACCATTTCCCGGGTGCGCCGTTGTTTCGACTACGGTAACGATGCTTACGAAGAAATGTTGAGCCGCTTGTATCCTAATGAAAAGCCTTATGAACCGAAAAAATAG
- the purN gene encoding phosphoribosylglycinamide formyltransferase: MTTKIAVFASGSGTNFQAIQESIDRGELDAKIELVVTDQPNAYVVKRAENFGIPVFAFTPKDYNSKAAYESEIAKKLAEKEIEWIVLAGYMRLIGETLLSKYPNKIVNIHPSLLPAFPGKDAIGQAMEHGVKVTGVTVHFVDEGMDTGPIIAQQAVEVVEGDREATEKRIHQVEHELYPKTLKKLFENK; this comes from the coding sequence ATGACAACAAAAATCGCAGTATTTGCTTCAGGCAGTGGGACAAATTTTCAAGCCATTCAAGAATCCATTGACCGTGGCGAATTGGATGCCAAAATTGAGCTAGTTGTGACAGATCAACCAAATGCATATGTGGTGAAACGTGCGGAAAACTTTGGAATACCCGTCTTTGCATTCACACCGAAAGATTATAATTCAAAGGCTGCTTATGAATCTGAAATTGCCAAAAAATTAGCAGAAAAAGAAATTGAGTGGATTGTGCTTGCCGGCTATATGCGATTGATTGGCGAAACACTGCTTTCGAAATATCCAAATAAAATTGTGAATATTCATCCATCTTTATTGCCGGCATTCCCAGGAAAAGATGCCATTGGGCAAGCTATGGAACACGGTGTGAAAGTAACCGGCGTAACTGTCCATTTTGTGGATGAAGGAATGGATACAGGACCAATTATCGCCCAACAAGCAGTGGAAGTGGTGGAAGGTGACAGGGAAGCGACGGAAAAACGCATTCATCAAGTGGAACATGAACTTTATCCAAAAACATTAAAAAAATTATTTGAAAATAAATAA
- a CDS encoding DUF3048 domain-containing protein yields the protein MISKKALFCVFASVSLLAACGDKEKGTEKIEEPVKPTEEVEEKVELYPTPFTGELREKESTLRPIIATINNHPAARPQSGIASADVVYEMLAEGDVTRFLALYQSEIPEKIGPIRSARSYFVELAEGLDAFYIAHGYSPEAKQMLESGVVDNINGMNYDGTYFKRSKDRVAPHNSYFITDNLEAVAEKVNASLLYQKKVSYTYYDEEESPKKGVQADQVHVRYSKNENFNCSYSYDSTNNTYTRSSGGTMTTDLLTGEPLKLSNVLIFEMEHTVIDNKGRREIDIHSGGFAYLFQQGMMRVVHWENIDGVLTAVENDGSKVKLVPGKTWVHFVPTNPGITTSVTYTSSDQQS from the coding sequence ATGATTTCAAAAAAAGCATTGTTCTGCGTTTTCGCAAGTGTTTCTCTTCTTGCAGCATGTGGAGATAAAGAAAAGGGGACTGAAAAAATAGAAGAACCGGTAAAACCGACTGAAGAAGTGGAAGAAAAAGTAGAACTGTATCCGACACCATTTACAGGTGAATTAAGGGAAAAAGAGAGCACACTGAGGCCCATCATTGCAACAATTAACAATCATCCTGCTGCTCGTCCCCAATCTGGCATTGCCAGTGCAGATGTAGTCTATGAGATGCTTGCAGAAGGGGATGTAACGAGATTTTTAGCCCTATACCAATCGGAAATCCCTGAAAAAATCGGCCCGATCCGTAGTGCAAGATCTTATTTTGTTGAGTTGGCAGAGGGGCTGGATGCCTTTTACATCGCCCACGGCTATAGTCCCGAAGCAAAACAAATGCTTGAGAGCGGAGTGGTGGACAACATTAATGGAATGAACTATGATGGCACTTATTTCAAACGTTCCAAAGATCGGGTAGCGCCGCATAACTCTTACTTTATTACCGATAACCTAGAAGCTGTGGCGGAAAAAGTGAACGCTTCACTTCTCTATCAAAAAAAAGTATCGTATACTTATTATGATGAAGAGGAAAGTCCTAAAAAAGGTGTGCAAGCAGATCAAGTTCATGTCCGTTATAGCAAGAACGAAAACTTTAATTGCAGTTATTCCTATGATTCCACAAACAACACGTATACTCGCTCCTCTGGCGGAACAATGACTACGGATTTACTGACGGGAGAACCATTAAAGTTATCCAATGTATTAATATTTGAAATGGAACATACAGTGATTGATAATAAAGGACGACGAGAAATTGATATTCATTCAGGAGGATTTGCCTATCTCTTCCAGCAAGGAATGATGCGGGTTGTACATTGGGAAAACATTGATGGCGTTCTAACAGCTGTAGAGAACGATGGCAGCAAAGTGAAACTTGTACCAGGCAAAACGTGGGTCCATTTCGTACCAACAAATCCAGGGATTACTACATCTGTAACTTACACATCTTCTGACCAGCAAAGTTGA
- the purD gene encoding phosphoribosylamine--glycine ligase → MKVLVVGSGGREHAIAKKFSISPSVEKVFVASGNDGMHDCAETVAIDALDFEQLAKFVKEQQIDLTFVGPEQPLAAGIVDYFQEQGLTIFGPTKKAAQIESSKSFAKQLMKKYNIPTAAYETFTEVDQAIAYIKEKGAPIVIKADGLAAGKGVVVAMTEQEAMDAVTDMIGNQRFGESSSKVVIEDYLEGEEFSFMSFVHKGQIYPMVIAQDHKRAYDGDKGPNTGGMGAYSPVPQIPEEMVSRAYTEIIEPTVKAMEEEGASFTGILYAGLILTKEGPKVIEFNARFGDPETQVVLPRMKSDFGEFMKALMEEKPYDLQWSDEAMLGVVIAAEGYPGTVEKGNPLPNLEEISKEVEVYHAGTKWKDGQYVGNGGRVLLVAAKANSLKEAKDKVYEAIGKYTWNHFFYRKDIGWRTFK, encoded by the coding sequence ATGAAAGTTTTAGTAGTTGGCAGTGGTGGACGCGAGCATGCGATTGCAAAAAAATTCAGCATTTCTCCATCTGTTGAAAAAGTGTTTGTGGCATCTGGAAATGACGGAATGCACGATTGTGCTGAAACGGTTGCCATCGATGCATTGGACTTCGAACAGTTAGCTAAATTTGTGAAAGAACAACAAATCGACTTAACATTTGTTGGACCGGAACAACCGCTTGCAGCAGGAATTGTTGATTACTTCCAAGAGCAAGGGCTCACAATTTTTGGTCCAACGAAAAAAGCCGCACAAATTGAAAGCAGCAAATCCTTTGCAAAACAATTAATGAAAAAATACAATATTCCAACAGCTGCGTATGAAACATTCACGGAAGTGGATCAAGCCATTGCCTACATTAAAGAAAAAGGAGCGCCAATTGTTATCAAAGCAGACGGCCTTGCAGCTGGGAAAGGCGTAGTCGTTGCCATGACAGAACAAGAAGCAATGGATGCAGTAACAGATATGATTGGCAATCAGCGCTTTGGCGAATCTTCATCGAAAGTCGTTATTGAAGATTATTTGGAAGGAGAAGAATTTTCCTTCATGTCCTTTGTGCATAAAGGACAAATTTATCCAATGGTCATTGCCCAAGACCATAAACGAGCCTATGATGGCGACAAAGGGCCAAATACAGGAGGAATGGGTGCGTATTCTCCAGTGCCGCAAATTCCTGAAGAAATGGTGTCCCGCGCTTATACGGAAATCATTGAACCAACTGTCAAAGCGATGGAGGAAGAGGGAGCATCCTTTACAGGCATTTTATATGCCGGATTAATTTTGACAAAAGAAGGGCCAAAAGTGATTGAATTCAACGCCCGTTTTGGAGACCCGGAAACGCAGGTTGTGCTTCCGCGCATGAAGTCGGATTTCGGCGAGTTTATGAAAGCTTTAATGGAAGAAAAGCCTTACGATTTGCAATGGTCTGATGAAGCGATGCTCGGCGTTGTAATTGCTGCAGAAGGCTATCCAGGAACGGTTGAAAAAGGCAATCCACTTCCGAACTTAGAAGAGATCAGCAAAGAAGTGGAAGTTTATCATGCGGGAACGAAATGGAAAGATGGACAATATGTTGGAAATGGTGGACGCGTGCTGCTAGTGGCAGCTAAAGCCAATTCTTTAAAAGAAGCTAAAGATAAAGTGTATGAAGCCATTGGAAAATACACATGGAATCATTTCTTCTACCGTAAAGATATTGGTTGGAGAACCTTTAAATAA
- a CDS encoding YgaP family membrane protein, with amino-acid sequence MLEENISEKSAFVRIVIGIGLTACGISHLVKENRKKWMGTLSVTAGAIKIAEGLFLYCPMKAMLSRNVKDAVTSSIQDFMDMDGESLMTAFSSRYANSSNQNSNTQSSSGNEGAELLQTAANVVEKVASTTPAGTEAHEAAKTVQTVANSQNNSK; translated from the coding sequence ATGTTAGAAGAAAATATTTCTGAAAAAAGTGCCTTTGTCCGCATCGTCATAGGGATTGGTTTGACTGCTTGTGGAATTAGCCATTTAGTCAAAGAAAACAGGAAAAAATGGATGGGTACTTTATCTGTTACTGCTGGTGCGATAAAAATTGCAGAAGGATTGTTCTTATATTGTCCGATGAAGGCGATGTTAAGCAGAAATGTGAAAGATGCAGTAACAAGTTCCATCCAAGATTTTATGGATATGGATGGCGAAAGTTTGATGACTGCATTTAGCTCAAGATATGCAAATAGCAGCAATCAAAATTCCAATACGCAAAGCTCCAGCGGCAATGAAGGAGCTGAGCTTTTGCAAACAGCGGCAAATGTAGTTGAAAAAGTTGCAAGCACAACACCTGCTGGTACAGAGGCACATGAGGCAGCCAAAACTGTTCAAACTGTCGCAAACAGCCAGAATAATTCCAAATAA